A single genomic interval of Equus quagga isolate Etosha38 chromosome 19, UCLA_HA_Equagga_1.0, whole genome shotgun sequence harbors:
- the SHISAL1 gene encoding protein shisa-like-1 isoform X2 yields MTSCGQQSLDVLAVLSLLISAVLSAHFRVCEPYTDHKGRYHFGFHCPRLSDNKTFILCCHHNNTVFKYCCNETEFQAVMQANLTAGSEGYMHNNYTALLGVWIYGFFVLTLLALDLLYYSAMNYDICKVYLARWGIHGRWMKQDPRRWGNPARAPQPGQQAPQPQPPPGPLPQAPQAMRTLQGDAHGPPLMTFQSASA; encoded by the exons ATGACCAGTTGTGGCCAGCAGTCCTTGGACGTGCTCGCCGTCCTCTCGTTGCTGATTTCCGCAG TCTTGTCCGCGCACTTCCGGGTCTGTGAGCCGTACACGGACCACAAAGGCCGCTACCACTTCGGCTTCCACTGCCCGCGGCTCTCGGACAACAAAACCTTCATCCTCTGCTGTCACCATAACAACACGGTTTTCAAATACTGCTGCAACGAGACCGAGTTCCAGGCGGTGATGCAGGCGAACCTCACGGCCGGCTCCGAGGGCTACATGCACAA cAACTACACGGCGCTGCTGGGTGTGTGGATATACGGCTTCTTCGTGCTGACGCTGCTGGCCCTGGACCTTTTGTACTACTCGGCAATGAACTACGACATTTGCAAGGTCTACCTGGCGCGGTGGGGCATCCACGGACGGTGGATGAAACAGGACCCCCGACGGTGGGGGAACCCTGCCCGGGCCCCCCAGCCAGGGCAGCAGGCCCCgcagccccagcctccccccGGCCCCCTGCCGCAAGCCCCCCAGGCCATGCGCACGCTGCAGGGAGACGCCCACGGGCCACCACTGATGACCTTCCAGAGTGCGTCTGCCTG
- the SHISAL1 gene encoding protein shisa-like-1 isoform X1 gives MTSCGQQSLDVLAVLSLLISAVLSAHFRVCEPYTDHKGRYHFGFHCPRLSDNKTFILCCHHNNTVFKYCCNETEFQAVMQANLTAGSEGYMHNNYTALLGVWIYGFFVLTLLALDLLYYSAMNYDICKVYLARWGIHGRWMKQDPRRWGNPARAPQPGQQAPQPQPPPGPLPQAPQAMRTLQGDAHGPPLMTFQSASAW, from the exons ATGACCAGTTGTGGCCAGCAGTCCTTGGACGTGCTCGCCGTCCTCTCGTTGCTGATTTCCGCAG TCTTGTCCGCGCACTTCCGGGTCTGTGAGCCGTACACGGACCACAAAGGCCGCTACCACTTCGGCTTCCACTGCCCGCGGCTCTCGGACAACAAAACCTTCATCCTCTGCTGTCACCATAACAACACGGTTTTCAAATACTGCTGCAACGAGACCGAGTTCCAGGCGGTGATGCAGGCGAACCTCACGGCCGGCTCCGAGGGCTACATGCACAA cAACTACACGGCGCTGCTGGGTGTGTGGATATACGGCTTCTTCGTGCTGACGCTGCTGGCCCTGGACCTTTTGTACTACTCGGCAATGAACTACGACATTTGCAAGGTCTACCTGGCGCGGTGGGGCATCCACGGACGGTGGATGAAACAGGACCCCCGACGGTGGGGGAACCCTGCCCGGGCCCCCCAGCCAGGGCAGCAGGCCCCgcagccccagcctccccccGGCCCCCTGCCGCAAGCCCCCCAGGCCATGCGCACGCTGCAGGGAGACGCCCACGGGCCACCACTGATGACCTTCCAGAGTGCGTCTGCCTGGTGA